The following are from one region of the Paenalkalicoccus suaedae genome:
- the pilM gene encoding pilus assembly protein PilM: MSHESERIFGLDIGTRSVVGLLLEQKESGYHVHDVLSIEHKDRSMLDGQIHNVVAVADTIIQVKEKLEAKHGKLTKVCVAAAGRALKTERATMEMNIEGHPIFNREALLHLELQAVQQAQFKLVKDHQTTDYCVGYSVVDYKLDNEVIGSLIDQRGEIASVEVIATFLPKVVVESLLAALERADLTLEALTLEPIAAINVLIPSSMRRLNVALVDIGAGTSDIAITESGTVTAYGMVPSAGDEITEALSDSFLLDFAEAEVIKRKLSTEAEVTVTDILGMEQELVTSAVVGEIDAAIERLASQISEEIILLNGRPPKAVMLVGGGSLTPSLPGKVAAKLSLPEARVAIRGIDAIKDLTFEDEYEPTPELVTPIGIAIAAKESPIEYVSIKVNEQTVRLFDMKQLTVADGLLASGVDVSSLSGKPGLAMIVTVDGRKVTIPGHFGELPVIMLNGEEVALDTPLHNGDILQVKQGTQGADAKATVNDVTDHPEPIMLTINGGKRSIPVRIRVNGHETSGQHELRDRDVIEVEKPRTLADVTDLSELFDSKSVKVFVQDREIILSTHATITINGVQATRTSLIKSGDALSISEENTKKADFTLKDAILAFGEDADREITVTFNDQKVVLRKELYDCYLDERAVSYQTKVKHGDRIKLKKRQPEPFIFQDVFSKVDIERPSDSNKKPVILQNNEVTNFAASIHHGDSLRLDWVEATKNGSSGV; this comes from the coding sequence ATGTCACATGAATCTGAACGTATTTTTGGCTTAGATATTGGCACACGATCTGTTGTAGGTTTATTGCTTGAACAGAAGGAAAGCGGCTACCATGTTCATGATGTTTTAAGTATCGAACATAAAGACCGCTCGATGCTTGATGGTCAAATACATAATGTTGTTGCTGTCGCGGATACGATTATTCAAGTAAAAGAAAAGTTAGAAGCAAAGCATGGCAAATTAACGAAGGTTTGCGTAGCCGCAGCTGGACGTGCATTAAAAACGGAACGAGCAACTATGGAGATGAACATAGAAGGCCATCCTATTTTTAATCGTGAAGCTCTGTTGCATCTAGAATTACAAGCTGTTCAACAGGCACAGTTTAAATTAGTAAAGGATCATCAAACTACTGACTATTGCGTTGGATACTCTGTAGTTGATTATAAATTGGACAATGAAGTGATTGGAAGCTTGATAGACCAACGTGGGGAGATTGCCTCCGTAGAGGTTATTGCCACGTTTCTGCCTAAAGTGGTGGTAGAATCACTACTCGCCGCATTAGAGCGCGCAGATTTAACGCTTGAGGCCTTAACACTTGAGCCTATCGCTGCAATCAACGTCCTAATCCCCTCTTCTATGAGACGATTAAACGTCGCATTAGTAGACATAGGAGCCGGCACATCAGATATTGCAATAACGGAGTCCGGAACGGTAACGGCATACGGCATGGTTCCTAGTGCAGGAGATGAGATTACAGAAGCTTTAAGCGATAGCTTCCTATTAGATTTTGCAGAAGCAGAAGTAATAAAAAGAAAGCTGTCAACCGAAGCAGAAGTAACGGTTACAGATATTTTAGGCATGGAGCAAGAGCTGGTTACGAGTGCGGTAGTTGGCGAAATCGATGCTGCAATTGAGCGGTTAGCAAGTCAAATTAGCGAAGAGATTATTTTGCTAAACGGACGTCCTCCTAAAGCGGTGATGCTAGTTGGAGGCGGTAGCTTAACGCCTTCATTACCTGGAAAAGTAGCTGCGAAGCTTTCACTACCTGAAGCGCGTGTTGCGATTCGAGGCATAGATGCGATTAAGGATTTAACGTTTGAGGATGAATATGAACCGACGCCGGAGCTTGTGACACCGATCGGTATTGCGATTGCCGCCAAGGAAAGCCCAATCGAATATGTCAGTATTAAAGTAAATGAGCAAACCGTTCGTTTATTTGATATGAAGCAACTTACTGTAGCAGATGGACTTTTAGCCAGTGGCGTAGACGTATCTTCTCTTTCTGGAAAACCCGGTCTTGCGATGATTGTGACAGTAGATGGTCGTAAAGTAACCATCCCTGGACATTTCGGAGAGCTGCCAGTTATTATGTTAAACGGTGAAGAGGTTGCTTTAGATACTCCTTTGCATAACGGGGATATTCTTCAAGTAAAACAAGGGACACAAGGTGCTGATGCGAAAGCAACCGTGAATGACGTGACTGATCATCCAGAGCCGATCATGCTAACAATTAATGGTGGTAAACGGTCTATTCCTGTTCGTATCCGAGTGAATGGTCATGAGACAAGTGGTCAGCATGAGCTTCGTGATAGAGATGTGATTGAAGTGGAGAAGCCCCGAACACTTGCAGATGTCACTGACCTATCAGAGCTATTTGATAGTAAATCAGTAAAAGTATTTGTGCAGGATAGAGAAATTATACTATCTACACATGCAACTATTACTATTAATGGTGTTCAGGCAACCCGAACTTCCCTTATTAAGTCTGGAGACGCCCTATCCATTTCAGAGGAAAATACAAAGAAAGCCGATTTCACTCTAAAAGATGCTATCTTAGCATTCGGAGAGGATGCAGACAGAGAAATTACGGTGACGTTTAATGATCAGAAGGTTGTGCTGAGGAAAGAGCTGTATGACTGCTACTTGGACGAGCGTGCTGTCTCTTATCAAACGAAGGTGAAGCACGGAGATCGAATTAAGCTAAAAAAGCGTCAGCCTGAACCATTTATTTTTCAGGATGTTTTCTCCAAGGTGGATATTGAACGACCTTCGGATAGCAATAAGAAGCCAGTTATTTTGCAAAATAATGAGGTTACTAATTTTGCGGCTTCGATTCATCATGGTGATTCGCTGAGACTTGATTGGGTAGAAGCGACGAAGAATGGATCTAGTGGCGTATAA
- the ytxJ gene encoding bacillithiol system redox-active protein YtxJ: protein MNKLESVDQLKNLYEQTSTYVLFKNSLTCPVSQEAYREMEKFVQAHPDVPLYYLNVQELREGSNDVAETFNIKHESPQAFVIADGNVTWNASHWNVTKKNVEKALAE from the coding sequence ATGAACAAATTAGAAAGCGTGGACCAGCTAAAGAATTTATATGAGCAGACTTCCACATATGTACTGTTCAAAAACAGCCTAACTTGCCCTGTAAGCCAAGAAGCTTACCGCGAGATGGAGAAATTCGTGCAGGCACACCCTGATGTACCTTTATACTATTTAAACGTACAGGAGCTACGAGAAGGTTCTAATGATGTTGCTGAAACATTCAACATTAAGCACGAATCTCCTCAAGCCTTTGTCATTGCAGACGGTAACGTAACATGGAACGCAAGCCATTGGAATGTGACAAAGAAAAACGTAGAAAAAGCATTAGCTGAATAA
- a CDS encoding YtxH domain-containing protein encodes MSDGGINTKDFFVGMLVGGVIGASATFLSTPKSGKELREDISEQAKVAVDKTSDWTNQAASSAKESTTNMLDRMKRLTKSMRKDMKELTDSADYLLDDLDDWGEDIAASVRQEVEDLQRSVEQLVKEVTEREKQKNN; translated from the coding sequence ATGAGTGATGGAGGAATCAACACAAAAGACTTTTTCGTCGGTATGTTAGTAGGTGGTGTTATTGGAGCATCTGCAACATTCTTATCTACACCTAAATCAGGTAAGGAGCTTCGCGAGGACATCTCGGAGCAGGCAAAAGTAGCAGTGGATAAAACATCCGATTGGACGAATCAAGCAGCATCCTCAGCAAAAGAAAGTACGACTAACATGCTAGACCGTATGAAACGCTTAACAAAGTCAATGCGCAAAGATATGAAGGAGTTAACAGACTCTGCTGATTATTTATTAGATGACCTTGATGACTGGGGCGAAGACATTGCAGCCTCTGTTAGACAGGAAGTTGAAGACTTACAGCGATCCGTTGAACAACTGGTCAAAGAAGTCACAGAGCGCGAGAAGCAAAAGAATAACTAG
- a CDS encoding DUF948 domain-containing protein, whose amino-acid sequence MEWLLYVSIFIIAIAFVILVVSVIQTLTSVKKTLGSVSQTVDDLKTQVDGITKESQNLVHKTNALAEDLQHKSEELNSVFYAARELGNSFQHMNQSVKRVSDSVSRKADEQSENVAKAVQWGNVALDLWTKWKLKKAATEAQKQATAKEEV is encoded by the coding sequence ATGGAATGGTTACTCTACGTAAGCATCTTTATCATCGCAATAGCATTTGTCATACTAGTTGTCTCCGTCATTCAAACGTTAACATCCGTTAAAAAGACATTAGGCAGCGTGTCTCAAACGGTAGACGATTTAAAAACGCAGGTAGATGGTATTACAAAAGAATCGCAAAACCTTGTACATAAAACGAATGCATTAGCGGAAGACCTTCAGCATAAATCTGAAGAGTTAAACTCCGTATTTTACGCTGCAAGAGAATTAGGTAACTCTTTTCAACATATGAATCAGTCAGTAAAGCGCGTATCAGACTCTGTCTCACGTAAGGCCGATGAGCAGTCTGAGAACGTTGCTAAGGCTGTTCAATGGGGAAATGTAGCCTTAGACCTTTGGACGAAGTGGAAGCTTAAGAAAGCGGCAACTGAGGCTCAAAAGCAAGCTACTGCAAAGGAGGAAGTGTAA
- a CDS encoding aminopeptidase has product MRDPRITTLARNLIRYSTEMKPGEKILIENFGVQKELVKALVKEAYDVGAIPFVSLKEHDINRSILMGATKEQQEATANFEAHVMEQMDAYIGLRAGDNINELSDVPSDKMALHQQTVGTEVHRKIRVPKTKWVVLRYPTDSMAQLAKMSTEAFEDFYFNVCNLDYAKMDQAMDALVDRMNQTDKVRLTGVGTDITFSIKDIPAIKCAGKLNIPDGEVYTAPVRDSINGTITYNTASPYQGTTFENISLTFKDGKIIEATSSDTKKLNEILDTDEGARYIGEFAIGVNPYILHPMKDILFDEKIDGSFHFTPGQAYDNAYNGNDSAIHWDIVNIQRPEYGGGNIYFDDTLIRENGRFVTEDLQQLNPENLK; this is encoded by the coding sequence ATGAGAGACCCAAGAATTACGACTTTAGCACGTAACCTGATCAGGTACTCAACAGAGATGAAGCCTGGTGAAAAAATCTTAATTGAAAACTTTGGTGTCCAGAAAGAATTAGTAAAAGCTCTTGTTAAAGAAGCCTACGATGTAGGAGCTATTCCATTTGTTTCCCTAAAAGAACACGATATAAACCGTTCAATCTTAATGGGTGCGACGAAAGAGCAACAAGAGGCAACTGCTAATTTTGAAGCGCATGTCATGGAGCAGATGGATGCATACATAGGTCTTCGAGCAGGAGATAACATTAATGAATTATCTGATGTCCCATCAGATAAAATGGCACTGCATCAACAAACAGTAGGTACAGAAGTTCACCGCAAAATTCGCGTACCTAAAACGAAGTGGGTCGTGCTTAGATACCCAACTGATTCGATGGCGCAGCTAGCTAAGATGAGTACGGAAGCCTTCGAGGACTTCTATTTTAACGTATGTAACCTTGACTACGCGAAAATGGATCAGGCTATGGATGCACTTGTTGATAGGATGAATCAGACAGATAAAGTACGTTTAACAGGTGTTGGTACCGACATTACTTTTTCTATTAAAGATATCCCAGCAATCAAATGTGCGGGTAAGTTAAATATCCCAGACGGAGAAGTATACACAGCGCCGGTGCGCGATTCTATCAATGGAACGATTACGTATAACACAGCTTCCCCTTACCAAGGAACGACGTTTGAAAATATTTCGTTAACGTTTAAAGACGGCAAAATTATTGAAGCGACATCATCTGATACGAAGAAGCTAAATGAAATTCTTGATACAGACGAAGGTGCTCGCTATATTGGCGAATTTGCGATTGGCGTTAACCCTTATATTCTTCACCCAATGAAGGATATTCTATTCGACGAAAAGATCGACGGAAGCTTCCACTTTACTCCGGGACAAGCCTATGATAATGCGTACAATGGCAATGATTCCGCAATACACTGGGATATCGTTAACATTCAGCGCCCTGAATACGGTGGCGGAAACATCTATTTTGACGATACGTTGATTCGTGAAAATGGCCGCTTTGTTACGGAAGACTTGCAACAGCTTAATCCAGAAAACTTAAAATAA
- the murC gene encoding UDP-N-acetylmuramate--L-alanine ligase: MTDYHFIGIKGSGMSALAQILSDMKHGVQGSDVEKVFFTQLPLEKRGIPIHPFLGTNISENQTLIHSPAYSVDNNVEMQMAQEKEMTVHSYPDFLGEFIQQFTSIAVTGSHGKTTTTGLLSHVLGGARPTSYLIGDGTGKGHPESDFFVFEACEYRRHFLNYHPDYAIMTNIDFDHPDYFKNVEDVFDAFQSMAMQVKKAIVACGDDEHLQHIAANVPVLYYGLSEQNDFYAKDIRTDHEGTHFDVYVRSAFYGSFTIPGYGNHHILNALGVIAICHYEEIELDKIQAQLKTFAGVKRRFTEKQVGAQILIDDYAHHPTEISATIESVKKKYVGKEVIAVFQPHTFSRTKTFLDAFAKSLGEADHVYLCDIFSSAREKSSQLTIEDLQSRIDGAKLIREDATSILQSHEDSVIVFMGAGDVQKFQKAYEATCAV, encoded by the coding sequence ATGACAGATTATCATTTCATTGGAATAAAAGGATCTGGGATGAGCGCACTAGCGCAAATTCTTAGTGACATGAAACATGGTGTACAAGGCTCAGACGTAGAGAAAGTATTCTTTACGCAACTTCCTTTAGAAAAGCGTGGTATTCCTATCCACCCCTTTTTAGGAACAAATATTTCGGAGAATCAAACGCTCATTCACTCTCCTGCCTATAGTGTCGACAATAATGTCGAAATGCAAATGGCTCAAGAAAAAGAGATGACAGTTCATTCTTATCCTGATTTTTTAGGAGAATTTATTCAACAATTTACAAGTATTGCTGTCACAGGGTCGCATGGTAAAACAACGACAACTGGACTACTGTCACACGTATTAGGTGGAGCTAGACCAACCTCTTACTTAATTGGAGACGGTACTGGTAAAGGTCATCCGGAAAGTGACTTTTTTGTATTTGAAGCTTGTGAATATCGTCGTCACTTTTTAAATTACCACCCAGACTATGCGATTATGACAAACATTGATTTTGATCATCCGGACTATTTTAAAAATGTCGAGGATGTTTTTGACGCGTTTCAATCAATGGCTATGCAAGTAAAGAAAGCGATTGTTGCTTGTGGAGACGATGAGCACTTACAGCACATAGCTGCTAATGTGCCTGTCCTTTACTACGGATTATCAGAGCAAAATGATTTTTACGCAAAGGATATTCGTACAGATCATGAAGGCACGCACTTTGATGTGTATGTAAGAAGCGCTTTTTATGGCTCCTTCACGATCCCTGGTTACGGAAATCATCATATTTTAAATGCTCTCGGTGTCATTGCTATCTGTCACTATGAAGAAATAGAGTTAGATAAAATTCAAGCACAGCTTAAAACATTTGCAGGCGTAAAGCGTCGTTTTACCGAAAAGCAAGTAGGCGCTCAAATTTTAATCGATGATTATGCACATCATCCGACTGAAATCTCGGCTACGATTGAATCGGTAAAAAAGAAGTATGTAGGTAAAGAGGTCATTGCAGTCTTCCAACCGCATACATTCTCCCGTACAAAAACATTCTTAGATGCATTTGCGAAAAGCTTAGGAGAAGCAGATCACGTTTATTTATGTGATATTTTCTCTTCTGCTCGTGAAAAGAGTAGTCAGCTGACTATTGAAGACCTCCAAAGCAGAATCGATGGAGCGAAGCTGATCCGTGAGGACGCAACGTCTATCCTTCAAAGTCATGAAGATAGCGTTATTGTCTTTATGGGTGCTGGTGATGTACAAAAGTTCCAAAAGGCGTATGAAGCAACGTGCGCAGTATAA
- a CDS encoding nicotinate phosphoribosyltransferase, whose translation MKEIQLKLQGDIKRLTNKTFKFDERVGEGWFSAVYFLKTKKIAENLKPDNIVTMQFFQKNHAVLCGTDEVIALLEEFAIRPEELEIHSLEDGDKVEPFETVLTITGPYQHFGFLEGVIDGILARRSSVATNVYEVVKAAKSSGKEKPVIFMGDRDDHFTMQAGDGYAAFIGGSKAQATHAMNEWWGKQGMGTMPHALIQLFEGDVVEASRAYKETFPEDGLMALVDYNNDVITDSLKVAREFGEELGGVRIDTSNNMIDAYFTRHPEVLGTFDPRGVNPELLFALRRALDEEGFNHVKIVASGGFDAERIAKYEKIGAPVDMYGVGSSLLKIHIGFTGDNVMLNGKPQAKEGRKYRPNPRLQKIEFVSAT comes from the coding sequence ATGAAAGAAATTCAACTGAAGCTGCAAGGCGACATTAAGCGGCTAACGAATAAAACATTTAAATTTGATGAGCGAGTAGGCGAAGGCTGGTTTTCTGCCGTTTACTTTTTAAAGACGAAAAAAATAGCAGAAAACTTAAAGCCTGATAATATCGTCACGATGCAATTTTTCCAGAAAAATCATGCTGTGCTATGTGGCACGGACGAAGTGATTGCTCTGCTTGAGGAATTTGCGATCCGTCCAGAGGAGCTTGAAATTCACTCACTTGAAGATGGAGATAAAGTCGAACCTTTCGAGACAGTCTTGACGATTACTGGCCCTTATCAACATTTTGGCTTTTTAGAAGGTGTCATCGACGGTATTTTAGCTCGCCGCTCTTCTGTAGCAACAAACGTATATGAAGTTGTAAAAGCCGCAAAGTCGTCTGGTAAAGAGAAGCCCGTCATATTTATGGGCGATCGTGACGATCACTTTACGATGCAGGCTGGTGATGGATACGCTGCGTTTATTGGTGGTTCAAAAGCACAAGCTACTCATGCGATGAATGAGTGGTGGGGCAAGCAAGGAATGGGTACGATGCCTCATGCGCTTATCCAGCTATTCGAAGGTGATGTAGTCGAAGCTTCACGCGCTTATAAAGAAACGTTCCCTGAAGACGGTCTTATGGCGCTAGTTGATTACAACAACGATGTGATAACGGACTCCCTTAAGGTAGCTCGAGAGTTTGGTGAAGAGCTTGGTGGAGTGCGTATAGATACATCAAACAACATGATTGATGCTTATTTCACTCGTCATCCAGAAGTTTTAGGAACGTTTGATCCTAGAGGAGTTAATCCGGAGCTTCTTTTTGCTCTTCGTCGAGCATTAGATGAGGAAGGATTCAATCATGTAAAAATTGTTGCCTCAGGCGGATTTGATGCGGAACGTATTGCCAAATACGAAAAAATTGGTGCACCTGTCGATATGTACGGTGTAGGTAGCAGCTTACTCAAAATTCACATTGGTTTTACAGGTGATAATGTGATGCTTAACGGCAAACCGCAGGCGAAAGAAGGTCGGAAATATCGACCTAACCCAAGACTTCAAAAGATTGAATTTGTATCTGCTACGTAA